The following proteins are encoded in a genomic region of Sporichthya brevicatena:
- a CDS encoding copper resistance CopC/CopD family protein: MRPAPLGAGGRRNRRLAALLLFLLTWFSIGVGAAGPAAAHAELASSSPASGAALDTAPEELTLRFTESITQVPGAMKLIAADGTEAPLGRTVVEGNTLRVPVPGPLPDAGYVFVYRVISADSHPIAGAITFTLGETATAASADRVAEAVGGGGDSVVSALAGVNRWAGYAGVILLLGVPAFVVLCRRESASDPVLRGLTATGGGLILLTTLASLPLQSARSVGGGLADGFDEIDTVLDTTYGEAALARLALLVVAGAGLLLARRSPVALAVAGLAGFGVLLTYARSGHPAVGEYPWATTTLDAVHFGAVALWVGGLLVLAVHLLPRPPADCAAVLARWSPVAMNAVGVLAVAGSIQAWRELRSVEALYDTEYGRWVLAKAAGLVLLLLAAEYGRRRVRAMAAAAPAPLVSASLGAALAERPDADVRTLRRSVALELGLAGAVLAATSALVVTTPGGGHAEHGEDHFTNHVVGAHGDHDPAGHGAQGSESPVAGPVSASIELPNDVRVEVVADPARAGSAVLTLTVRSLDGELVDPPEVNVTAALPSGGIAPITLSPVRAEPGRFTVDATPMLLAGTWKITVTVRTTETDAGVGSVEIPLAPA; this comes from the coding sequence ATGAGACCGGCCCCACTCGGGGCGGGCGGCAGGCGCAACCGGCGCCTCGCCGCCCTGTTGCTTTTTCTGCTGACGTGGTTCTCGATCGGCGTGGGGGCCGCCGGCCCGGCCGCGGCGCACGCCGAGCTCGCGTCCTCCAGTCCCGCCTCCGGAGCGGCGCTCGACACCGCGCCCGAGGAGCTCACGCTGCGCTTCACCGAGTCGATCACCCAGGTGCCGGGCGCGATGAAGCTGATCGCCGCCGACGGCACCGAGGCGCCCCTCGGACGGACCGTCGTCGAGGGGAACACCCTCCGTGTCCCGGTCCCGGGTCCCTTGCCCGACGCCGGTTACGTCTTCGTCTACCGCGTCATCTCGGCGGACTCCCACCCCATCGCGGGTGCGATCACCTTCACCCTCGGCGAGACCGCGACGGCCGCGTCCGCCGACCGCGTCGCGGAGGCCGTGGGCGGCGGCGGGGACTCCGTCGTCTCCGCCCTGGCCGGCGTCAACCGCTGGGCCGGGTACGCCGGGGTGATCCTGCTGCTGGGCGTGCCCGCCTTCGTCGTGCTCTGCCGGCGCGAGAGTGCGAGCGACCCCGTCCTGCGGGGCCTGACGGCCACCGGTGGCGGGCTGATCCTGCTCACCACGCTCGCGAGCCTGCCGCTGCAGTCGGCCCGCAGCGTCGGCGGTGGGCTGGCCGACGGGTTCGACGAGATCGACACCGTCCTCGACACCACCTACGGCGAGGCGGCGCTCGCCCGCCTCGCGCTCCTCGTCGTCGCGGGTGCCGGTCTGCTGCTCGCGCGCCGTTCGCCCGTCGCCCTGGCCGTCGCGGGCCTCGCCGGGTTCGGGGTGTTGCTCACCTACGCCCGCTCCGGTCACCCGGCGGTCGGGGAGTACCCGTGGGCGACGACGACGCTCGACGCCGTGCACTTCGGTGCCGTCGCCCTCTGGGTCGGCGGCCTGCTCGTGCTCGCCGTCCATCTGCTGCCCCGCCCGCCCGCGGACTGCGCGGCCGTCCTGGCCCGCTGGTCGCCGGTGGCGATGAACGCGGTCGGCGTGCTCGCGGTCGCCGGCAGCATCCAGGCCTGGCGCGAGCTGCGGTCGGTCGAGGCCCTCTACGACACCGAGTACGGCCGCTGGGTGCTGGCCAAGGCCGCGGGGCTCGTGCTGCTCCTCCTCGCCGCCGAGTACGGGCGGCGCCGGGTCCGGGCGATGGCGGCCGCCGCTCCGGCCCCGCTCGTCAGCGCCTCCCTCGGGGCCGCGCTCGCCGAGCGTCCCGACGCGGACGTCCGGACGCTGCGCCGCTCCGTCGCCCTTGAGCTCGGTCTCGCCGGCGCCGTCCTCGCCGCGACCTCCGCGCTCGTCGTCACCACTCCCGGCGGCGGGCACGCGGAGCACGGCGAGGACCACTTCACCAACCACGTCGTCGGGGCCCACGGGGACCACGACCCGGCAGGCCACGGAGCGCAGGGCTCCGAATCCCCGGTGGCGGGTCCGGTGTCCGCCTCGATCGAACTCCCCAACGACGTCCGCGTGGAGGTGGTCGCCGACCCGGCGCGCGCGGGCTCCGCGGTCCTCACGCTCACCGTCCGCTCGCTGGACGGCGAGCTCGTCGACCCGCCCGAGGTCAACGTCACCGCCGCCCTGCCGTCCGGGGGCATCGCCCCCATCACCCTCTCGCCCGTCCGGGCGGAGCCCGGTCGCTTCACCGTGGACGCGACGCCGATGCTCCTGGCCGGAACCTGGAAGATCACCGTCACCGTTCGCACCACCGAGACCGACGCCGGCGTCGGCTCGGTGGAGATTCCGCTGGCCCCCGCCTGA
- a CDS encoding YcnI family protein, whose product MRRVLTTAALALAGFAAAALPAAAHVSVQPGTAQQGGYATLTFKVPNERDNAGTTKLEVEFPADQPLASVSYQPKPGWTVAVEKAATDQPLSVHGEEVSERVAKVTWTAAQGTRIAPGEFDVFPISVGPLPTADKMVFKALQTYEGGEVVRWIEEAAEGSTEEPEKPAPVLTLTPAGSTGAAAGDTAKIDEVKATAEEAKTVALEARTAASEVEDGPSNGQVNAAIGLAIAGIVLALIAGGIGGMALGRRSNSSSVPPAF is encoded by the coding sequence ATGCGACGAGTCCTCACCACCGCCGCCCTCGCCCTCGCCGGCTTCGCCGCGGCCGCGCTCCCCGCCGCCGCGCACGTCTCCGTCCAGCCGGGCACGGCCCAGCAGGGCGGCTACGCGACGCTGACCTTCAAGGTGCCGAACGAGCGGGACAACGCCGGCACGACCAAGCTCGAGGTCGAGTTCCCCGCCGACCAGCCCCTGGCGAGCGTGTCGTACCAGCCGAAGCCGGGCTGGACGGTGGCGGTCGAGAAGGCCGCGACGGACCAGCCGCTGTCGGTGCACGGTGAGGAGGTCTCCGAGCGCGTCGCGAAGGTGACCTGGACCGCCGCGCAGGGCACCCGCATCGCCCCCGGCGAGTTCGACGTCTTCCCGATCAGCGTCGGCCCGCTCCCGACCGCCGACAAGATGGTGTTCAAGGCGCTGCAGACCTACGAGGGCGGCGAGGTCGTCCGTTGGATCGAGGAGGCCGCCGAGGGCTCCACGGAGGAGCCGGAGAAGCCCGCGCCCGTCCTCACCCTGACCCCGGCCGGCTCCACCGGCGCCGCGGCGGGCGACACCGCCAAGATCGACGAGGTCAAGGCCACCGCCGAGGAGGCCAAGACGGTCGCGCTCGAGGCCCGAACTGCGGCGAGCGAGGTCGAGGACGGTCCGTCCAACGGTCAGGTCAACGCCGCGATCGGGCTCGCGATCGCGGGCATCGTCCTCGCGCTGATCGCCGGGGGCATCGGCGGCATGGCGCTCGGTCGGCGAAGCAACTCCTCGTCGGTCCCGCCGGCGTTCTGA
- a CDS encoding ATP-binding protein, which produces MSPRARLRGLSAQVPLRVKLMAALLVLTTAAVGITGATATAVLRDYLVDRLDNRLELYTNTAMPYMSQPVPAPATSALTLPRLPNPYFLITWDAEGNELRRENAQFEAPGAAPRLKPVRLAEAEAKAGAPFDVEALGGNQPDWRALLTPLPDGTGSLMVAVSLNEVDITVSRLTRILIAVGLSVLTLVAVLAYAIVRSSLRPLREVETTALAIAAGDLSRRVPDHPHRTEVGQLSAAVNGMLTQIESAVRERESAAAEARTSEKRMRQFVTDASHELRTPLTSIRGFAELYRQGAAGPEQMPSLLRRIEDEATRMGLLVEDLLLLARLDQQRPLRQEPVDLVTVATDAVHAARAADPDRPIEVGMLNGDEPPGVIGDEGRLRQIADNLVSNACTHTPPGTPVRVGVGAEVIDGRHWAVLEVADSGPGLSEEERDRVFERFYRTDSSRARSTGGTGLGLSIVAALVAAHGGDVTVDSAPGRGATFRVRIPALS; this is translated from the coding sequence GTGAGTCCCCGGGCCCGGCTGCGCGGCCTGTCCGCGCAGGTACCGCTCCGGGTCAAGCTGATGGCCGCGCTGCTGGTCCTCACCACGGCGGCCGTCGGCATCACCGGCGCGACCGCGACCGCGGTCCTCCGGGACTACCTCGTCGACCGGCTCGACAACCGGCTCGAGCTCTACACGAACACGGCGATGCCGTACATGAGCCAGCCGGTGCCGGCGCCCGCCACCTCGGCGCTGACGTTGCCCCGCCTGCCCAACCCGTACTTCCTCATCACCTGGGACGCCGAGGGCAACGAGCTGCGCCGCGAGAACGCCCAGTTCGAGGCGCCCGGCGCGGCCCCCCGGCTGAAGCCGGTCCGCCTGGCCGAGGCCGAGGCCAAGGCCGGGGCACCCTTCGACGTCGAAGCCCTCGGCGGCAATCAACCCGACTGGCGCGCGCTGCTGACCCCGCTGCCCGACGGCACGGGCAGCCTGATGGTCGCCGTCAGCCTCAACGAGGTCGACATCACCGTGTCCCGGCTGACGCGCATCCTGATCGCGGTCGGGCTCTCCGTGCTCACCCTCGTCGCGGTGCTGGCGTACGCGATCGTGCGCAGCAGCCTGCGCCCGCTCCGCGAGGTCGAGACCACGGCGCTGGCGATCGCCGCCGGCGACCTCTCCCGCCGTGTCCCCGACCACCCCCACCGCACCGAGGTCGGCCAGCTCTCGGCCGCGGTCAACGGCATGCTCACGCAGATCGAGTCCGCGGTCCGCGAGCGCGAGAGCGCAGCCGCCGAGGCGCGCACGTCGGAGAAGCGGATGCGGCAGTTCGTCACCGACGCGAGCCACGAGCTCCGGACGCCGCTGACGTCGATCCGGGGCTTCGCCGAGCTCTACCGCCAGGGGGCGGCCGGGCCGGAGCAGATGCCCTCGCTGCTGCGCCGGATCGAGGACGAGGCGACCCGTATGGGCCTGCTCGTCGAGGATCTCCTGCTGCTCGCCCGCCTCGACCAGCAGCGGCCGCTGCGCCAGGAGCCGGTCGATCTCGTGACGGTCGCGACCGACGCCGTCCACGCGGCCCGCGCCGCGGACCCGGACCGCCCGATCGAGGTCGGCATGCTCAACGGCGACGAGCCGCCCGGGGTGATCGGCGACGAGGGCCGGCTGCGGCAGATCGCGGACAACCTCGTCTCCAACGCCTGCACCCACACCCCGCCCGGCACCCCGGTCCGGGTCGGGGTCGGCGCCGAGGTGATCGACGGCCGGCACTGGGCGGTCCTCGAGGTCGCCGACTCCGGGCCCGGGCTCTCCGAGGAGGAGCGGGACCGGGTCTTCGAGCGCTTCTACCGGACCGACTCCTCCCGTGCGCGGAGCACGGGAGGAACCGGTCTCGGTCTGTCCATCGTCGCCGCGCTCGTCGCCGCGCACGGTGGCGACGTCACCGTCGACTCCGCCCCCGGCCGGGGCGCGACGTTCCGGGTCCGGATCCCCGCCCTGTCCTGA
- a CDS encoding response regulator transcription factor, whose translation MSDEDGPQRLLVVDDEENIVELLSTSLRYAGFEVATARNGEEALEAVGTFDPDLLVLDVMMPDISGFGVVKKLRAQGSTVPVVFLTARDATEDRISGLTLGGDDYVTKPFSLDEVIARIRAVLRRTARPEPAAPPRLVFADLELDTETHEVWRAGQSVMLSPTEFKLLRYFMTNPRRVLSKAQILDHVWNYDFNGEVNIVESYVSYLRRKIDTVEPRLLHTLRGVGYVLRLPPS comes from the coding sequence ATGAGCGACGAGGACGGCCCGCAGCGTTTGCTGGTGGTGGACGACGAGGAGAACATCGTCGAGCTCCTGAGCACGTCGCTGCGCTACGCCGGGTTCGAGGTCGCGACCGCCCGGAACGGCGAGGAGGCTCTCGAGGCCGTCGGCACCTTCGACCCCGACCTGCTCGTCCTCGACGTGATGATGCCGGACATCTCCGGCTTCGGCGTCGTGAAGAAGCTGCGGGCACAGGGCTCGACGGTGCCGGTCGTCTTCCTGACCGCCCGGGACGCGACCGAGGACCGGATCTCCGGCCTCACGCTCGGCGGCGACGACTACGTGACCAAGCCGTTCAGCCTCGACGAGGTCATCGCCCGCATCCGGGCCGTGCTGCGCCGGACCGCACGCCCGGAGCCGGCGGCGCCGCCGCGGCTGGTCTTCGCCGACCTCGAGCTCGACACCGAGACCCACGAGGTGTGGCGGGCCGGGCAGAGCGTCATGCTGTCGCCCACGGAGTTCAAGCTCCTGCGCTACTTCATGACCAACCCGCGCCGGGTGCTGTCGAAGGCCCAGATCCTGGACCACGTGTGGAACTACGACTTCAACGGCGAAGTGAACATCGTGGAGTCCTACGTGTCGTACCTGCGTCGCAAGATCGACACCGTGGAACCGCGCCTGCTGCACACGTTGCGCGGCGTGGGTTACGTCCTGCGCCTGCCCCCGTCGTGA
- a CDS encoding XdhC/CoxI family protein has product MRDVLDEIRRWYDAGESFALATVVNISKSAPRQPGAAMAISAGGEAVGSVSGGCVEGAVYELGQEILGSGTPAFQTYGYSDDDAFAVGLTCGGIIDMFVERVSPTEYPEFPEVVAAIDADEPIAVATVVYGPGQVGARMIIWPDRHSGSLGSERLDAAVLDDGRGQLSQGRSGLLRYGADGERLGIELAVFVQSFSPAPRMLVFGAIDFAAAVTRAGKFLGYHVTVCDARPVFATAKRFKEADEVVVEWPHRYLEAQLAAGKVDERTVICVLTHDPKFDVPVLKLALRTDAAYIGAMGSRRTHEDRLARLRAEGVTEDEIARLYSPIGLDIGARTPEETAISIAAEMISKRWGGTGKELRQVEGAIHRESLAVDA; this is encoded by the coding sequence ATGCGGGACGTCCTCGACGAGATCCGGCGCTGGTACGACGCCGGTGAGTCATTTGCCCTGGCCACGGTCGTGAACATCTCCAAGAGCGCCCCGCGCCAACCCGGCGCCGCGATGGCGATCTCGGCCGGTGGCGAGGCCGTCGGCAGTGTGTCCGGCGGGTGCGTCGAGGGCGCCGTGTACGAGCTCGGCCAGGAGATCCTGGGCTCGGGCACGCCGGCCTTCCAGACCTACGGCTACTCCGACGACGACGCGTTCGCGGTCGGTCTGACCTGCGGCGGGATCATCGACATGTTCGTCGAGCGGGTCTCGCCCACCGAGTACCCGGAGTTCCCCGAGGTCGTCGCCGCCATCGACGCGGACGAACCGATCGCGGTGGCCACCGTCGTCTACGGCCCCGGCCAGGTCGGCGCCCGGATGATCATCTGGCCGGACCGCCACAGCGGCTCGCTCGGCTCCGAGCGCCTCGACGCCGCCGTCCTCGACGACGGCCGCGGCCAGCTCTCGCAGGGTCGTTCGGGTCTGCTCCGCTACGGCGCGGACGGCGAGCGGCTCGGCATCGAGCTCGCGGTCTTCGTGCAGTCGTTCTCCCCGGCTCCGCGGATGCTGGTCTTCGGTGCGATCGACTTCGCCGCCGCGGTCACCCGCGCCGGCAAGTTCCTCGGCTACCACGTGACCGTGTGTGACGCCCGGCCCGTGTTCGCCACCGCGAAGCGGTTCAAGGAGGCCGACGAGGTCGTCGTCGAGTGGCCCCATCGGTACCTGGAGGCGCAACTCGCCGCCGGCAAGGTCGACGAGCGGACCGTCATCTGCGTCCTCACGCACGACCCGAAGTTCGACGTCCCCGTCCTCAAGCTCGCGCTGCGGACCGACGCCGCCTACATCGGTGCGATGGGCTCACGCCGGACCCACGAGGACCGGCTCGCGCGGCTGCGCGCCGAGGGGGTCACCGAGGACGAGATCGCCCGGCTGTACTCCCCGATCGGGCTGGACATCGGCGCCCGGACCCCGGAAGAGACTGCGATCTCCATCGCCGCCGAGATGATCAGTAAGCGCTGGGGCGGCACGGGCAAAGAGCTCCGCCAGGTCGAGGGCGCGATCCACCGCGAGTCCCTCGCCGTCGACGCCTGA
- a CDS encoding M4 family metallopeptidase: MTRGRFRTASWALLGALVVTTAGAGLGSASSASGSTTLGPAEQLRSDTVTAAVDALRAHGGGLGFGRGGDQDLGPAHGVIVTDVVTEASGASHVRLHRTYAGLPVLGGDLVVHRTADGAWNGASATFRSPISLDLTPAVSPATATATVLATTRGIAGLVPVTAPTLVVDAVTTRAASRSGTDATSPALAWDVLTAGTQADGTPSLRHTYVDAATGKVRLVDEEIHTADGVGSSLYSGRVPLSTVLNTDAYELRDLTRGGNYVGDVDNRTDDCLPILLPLCTSTAPGKTFTDADNDWGNGSVLDRQTVAVDAQYGAATTWDYFAKVHNRLGNANDGVGVYSRVHYGNNYANAFWNDNCRCMTFGDGDGKELGALVSLDIAGHEITHGLTSRTAALMNSGEAGGLNEATSDIFGTMIEFYARNSKDVGDYLVGEMPQRRTTPQAIRYMYRPSLDKSSPDCWSAKVQNLGVHDAAGIGNHFFYLLAEGSKAKSILGVEYRSPTCNDERLAGIGREKAAEIWYRALTLYFTSATDYFDARTATLKAAEDLHGPRSAEATAVAATWDAVNVVPSIRR; the protein is encoded by the coding sequence ATGACCAGGGGACGGTTCCGCACCGCATCGTGGGCGCTGTTGGGCGCCCTGGTGGTCACCACCGCCGGAGCGGGGCTGGGGTCAGCCTCCTCCGCGTCCGGATCCACGACCTTGGGCCCGGCGGAGCAGCTCCGCTCGGACACCGTCACCGCCGCCGTCGATGCGCTTCGTGCGCACGGCGGCGGTCTTGGTTTCGGGCGGGGTGGCGACCAGGACCTCGGGCCCGCGCACGGCGTGATCGTCACCGACGTCGTGACGGAGGCGTCCGGCGCGAGCCACGTCCGTCTGCACCGCACGTACGCCGGCCTGCCCGTCCTGGGCGGCGACCTCGTCGTCCACCGCACCGCCGACGGCGCGTGGAACGGCGCCAGTGCGACCTTCCGGTCCCCGATCTCTCTCGACCTGACGCCCGCGGTCAGCCCGGCGACGGCGACCGCGACCGTCCTCGCCACCACCCGCGGGATCGCCGGCCTGGTCCCGGTGACCGCACCGACGCTGGTCGTCGACGCGGTGACGACACGGGCCGCGTCGCGCTCCGGAACTGACGCCACCTCACCCGCGCTCGCGTGGGACGTCCTCACCGCCGGCACCCAGGCGGACGGCACGCCCTCGTTGCGCCACACCTACGTCGACGCGGCGACCGGGAAGGTCCGCCTCGTCGACGAGGAGATCCACACCGCCGACGGCGTCGGGTCCTCGCTCTACTCCGGCCGGGTGCCGCTGAGCACCGTCCTGAACACGGACGCCTACGAGCTGCGCGACCTGACCCGCGGCGGCAACTACGTCGGGGACGTCGACAACCGCACCGACGACTGCCTGCCGATCCTGCTGCCGCTGTGCACCTCGACCGCACCCGGCAAGACGTTCACCGACGCGGACAACGACTGGGGCAACGGCAGCGTCCTGGACCGCCAGACCGTCGCGGTCGACGCGCAGTACGGCGCCGCGACCACGTGGGACTACTTCGCGAAGGTGCACAACCGCCTCGGCAACGCCAACGACGGCGTCGGGGTCTACAGCCGGGTGCACTACGGCAACAACTACGCGAACGCGTTCTGGAACGACAACTGCCGGTGCATGACCTTCGGTGACGGCGACGGCAAGGAACTGGGCGCCCTGGTCTCGCTCGACATCGCCGGCCACGAGATCACCCACGGCCTGACCTCGCGGACGGCCGCGCTGATGAACAGCGGCGAGGCCGGTGGTCTCAACGAGGCGACCAGCGACATCTTCGGCACGATGATCGAGTTCTACGCGCGGAACTCGAAGGACGTCGGCGACTACCTCGTGGGCGAGATGCCGCAGCGGCGGACCACCCCGCAGGCGATCCGCTACATGTACCGGCCGAGCCTCGACAAGTCGTCACCTGACTGCTGGTCAGCCAAGGTGCAGAACCTCGGCGTCCACGACGCCGCCGGGATCGGGAACCACTTCTTCTACCTGCTCGCCGAGGGCAGCAAGGCCAAGAGCATCCTCGGCGTCGAGTACCGCAGCCCGACGTGCAACGACGAGCGCTTGGCCGGCATCGGCCGCGAGAAGGCCGCCGAGATCTGGTACCGCGCGCTCACGCTCTACTTCACCAGCGCGACGGACTACTTCGACGCCCGCACCGCGACCCTCAAGGCCGCCGAGGACCTCCACGGCCCCCGCAGCGCCGAGGCCACCGCGGTCGCGGCGACCTGGGACGCCGTCAACGTCGTCCCGAGCATCCGCCGGTAG
- a CDS encoding alpha/beta hydrolase, with amino-acid sequence MKFVSRIPTGFGTLLCPEGFAGPRGTRALLDERRTVAEGRTLLRDPIWTDPGTPHGEHRPVLLLPGFMSGDYSMSLLSRWLRRAGYAPLRSQVRLNVECSRNTLDRLTRRVEIAALHENRPITLIGHSLGGIYAKTIAMRRPELVNGVVTLGSPLLAPTASHKLLLADVALLSALNRAGLKKLMNADCVHGECAADSRAELAGPFPAHIPFLSVYSRSDGIIDFKAAQDPAAQHVEVDGSHCGMTVNPGVYRALAEHLPSLTGLRPAQPGAAA; translated from the coding sequence ATGAAGTTCGTGAGCCGTATCCCGACCGGCTTCGGCACGCTCCTGTGCCCCGAAGGCTTCGCCGGCCCGCGCGGCACCCGCGCCCTGCTGGACGAGCGCCGCACGGTCGCCGAGGGCCGCACCCTGCTGCGTGACCCGATCTGGACCGACCCGGGCACGCCGCACGGCGAGCACCGCCCGGTTCTGCTGCTCCCCGGCTTCATGAGCGGCGACTACTCGATGAGCCTGCTCTCCCGCTGGCTGCGCCGCGCGGGCTACGCCCCGCTGCGCTCGCAGGTCCGGCTGAACGTGGAGTGCTCGCGGAACACCCTGGACCGCCTGACGCGCCGGGTGGAGATCGCCGCCCTGCACGAGAACCGCCCGATCACCCTGATCGGTCACAGCCTCGGCGGCATCTACGCGAAGACGATCGCGATGCGCCGGCCCGAGCTGGTCAACGGCGTCGTCACGCTGGGCAGCCCGCTGCTCGCCCCGACGGCCAGTCACAAGCTGCTGCTCGCGGACGTCGCGCTGCTGTCCGCACTGAACCGCGCCGGCCTGAAGAAGCTGATGAACGCGGACTGCGTCCACGGCGAGTGCGCGGCCGACTCCCGCGCGGAACTGGCCGGGCCGTTCCCGGCGCACATCCCGTTCCTGTCGGTGTACTCCCGCTCCGACGGAATCATCGACTTCAAGGCGGCGCAGGACCCGGCCGCCCAGCACGTCGAGGTCGACGGCAGCCACTGCGGCATGACGGTCAACCCGGGCGTGTACCGGGCGCTGGCCGAGCACCTGCCGTCGCTCACCGGGCTCCGCCCCGCGCAGCCGGGGGCCGCTGCCTAG
- a CDS encoding alpha/beta hydrolase, whose product MAPTTARVNGIELCYEEFGKPTDPTVLLIMGLGGPMFWWEDDFCADLAGRGFRVVRFDNRDCGRSTGGTAPARLVPAYLRRVAPEYTLEDMAADAAGLLRHLGVERAHVVGVSMGGMIAQVLAIRHPELVRSLVSMMSTTGSRKVGRISAKVLVSMFRTIPEGEDAYVARNLEGFRRIGSPAYYRSNLERQTARARRTYAYGLNPAGTMRQFAAIVSAPDRTADLARIRVPTTVIHGTADPLVHVSGGKATARAIPGAELVLIPGMGHDMPRELWPVLLDAIDRTAARAV is encoded by the coding sequence GTGGCGCCGACTACAGCGCGTGTCAACGGGATCGAGCTCTGTTACGAGGAGTTCGGGAAGCCCACCGATCCGACCGTCCTGCTGATCATGGGGCTGGGCGGCCCGATGTTCTGGTGGGAGGACGACTTCTGCGCCGATCTGGCCGGGCGCGGCTTCCGCGTCGTCCGCTTCGACAACCGGGACTGCGGGCGCTCCACCGGCGGCACCGCGCCGGCCCGGCTCGTCCCCGCCTACCTGCGCCGCGTCGCCCCGGAGTACACGCTGGAGGACATGGCCGCCGACGCGGCCGGCCTGCTCCGCCACCTCGGCGTCGAGCGCGCGCACGTCGTCGGCGTCTCGATGGGCGGGATGATCGCCCAGGTGCTCGCAATCCGGCACCCGGAGCTCGTCCGCTCGCTCGTGTCGATGATGTCGACGACGGGCTCCCGCAAGGTCGGCCGCATCTCGGCCAAGGTGCTGGTCTCCATGTTCCGCACGATCCCCGAGGGGGAGGACGCGTACGTCGCGCGCAACCTGGAGGGATTCAGGCGCATCGGCTCGCCCGCGTACTACCGGTCCAACCTCGAGCGTCAGACCGCCCGTGCGCGCCGGACCTACGCCTACGGCCTCAATCCGGCCGGGACGATGCGTCAGTTCGCCGCGATCGTCTCCGCCCCCGACCGGACCGCCGACCTGGCCCGGATCCGCGTCCCCACCACCGTCATCCACGGCACCGCCGACCCGCTGGTGCACGTGTCCGGTGGGAAGGCCACCGCCCGCGCGATCCCGGGCGCCGAGCTCGTGCTCATTCCGGGCATGGGCCACGACATGCCGCGCGAACTGTGGCCTGTCCTACTCGACGCGATCGACCGAACCGCCGCCCGCGCGGTGTGA
- a CDS encoding globin domain-containing protein, with amino-acid sequence MLDPRLIKESFEAVEPVADKVAGYFYARLFIENPGVREMFPPYMDIQRDRLLGAIIRIVQGIDRPEFLTNFLEQLGRDHRKFGAKPAHYEAVGRALIAALKRYAGDAWTPEVEAAWVAAYSVAAEAMIEASRRAALDTPDWWLAEIVAHEQRSSDVAVLWLKPDQPYPYEAGQYVSVETPWWPRVWRNYSMANAPRKDGLIELHVHGVDAGWVSQALVNKARLGDVVRLGHSTGTMVADRTSTRDLVCIAGGTGLAPMKAIIEDMARWNWYRRVHLFFGARRPEGLYDLPAMQALAAENSWLNVVPAVSHDDRYDGEQGLIGDVALAHGDWTDHDVFVAGSPDMVRGTIDRLLARGISVSRVKFDTFGDIRY; translated from the coding sequence GTGCTGGATCCGCGGCTGATCAAGGAAAGCTTCGAAGCGGTCGAGCCGGTCGCCGACAAGGTCGCCGGGTACTTCTACGCGCGCCTGTTCATCGAGAACCCCGGCGTCCGCGAGATGTTCCCGCCCTACATGGACATCCAGCGCGACCGCCTCCTCGGCGCGATCATCCGCATCGTCCAGGGCATCGACCGGCCCGAGTTCCTCACCAACTTCCTCGAGCAGCTCGGCCGCGACCACCGCAAGTTCGGTGCGAAGCCGGCCCACTACGAGGCCGTCGGCCGCGCCCTGATCGCCGCGCTCAAGCGCTACGCCGGTGACGCCTGGACCCCCGAGGTCGAGGCCGCCTGGGTCGCCGCCTACAGCGTCGCCGCCGAGGCGATGATCGAGGCCTCCCGTCGCGCCGCGCTCGACACCCCGGACTGGTGGCTCGCCGAGATCGTCGCCCACGAGCAGCGCTCGAGCGACGTCGCCGTTCTGTGGCTCAAGCCCGACCAGCCCTACCCGTACGAGGCCGGCCAGTACGTCTCGGTCGAGACCCCGTGGTGGCCCCGCGTCTGGCGCAACTACTCGATGGCCAACGCGCCCCGCAAGGACGGCCTGATCGAGCTCCACGTCCACGGCGTCGACGCCGGGTGGGTCAGCCAGGCCCTGGTCAACAAGGCCCGCCTCGGCGACGTCGTCCGGCTCGGCCACTCGACCGGCACGATGGTCGCCGACCGGACCTCCACGCGTGACCTCGTCTGCATCGCCGGCGGCACCGGCCTCGCCCCGATGAAGGCGATCATCGAGGACATGGCCCGGTGGAACTGGTACCGCCGCGTCCACCTCTTCTTCGGCGCCCGCCGCCCCGAGGGGCTCTACGACCTCCCCGCCATGCAGGCCCTCGCCGCCGAGAACAGCTGGCTCAACGTCGTCCCCGCCGTCTCCCACGACGACCGGTACGACGGCGAGCAGGGCCTGATCGGCGACGTCGCCCTCGCCCACGGCGACTGGACCGACCACGACGTCTTCGTCGCCGGCTCTCCGGACATGGTCCGCGGCACCATCGACCGCCTCCTCGCCCGCGGCATCTCCGTCTCCCGGGTCAAGTTCGACACCTTCGGCGACATCCGGTACTGA